The Rhododendron vialii isolate Sample 1 chromosome 6a, ASM3025357v1 genome includes a window with the following:
- the LOC131330697 gene encoding uncharacterized protein LOC131330697 encodes MPGAKSSRKGLKICCGTTFVLLIVLAIVCVTLYFTMFKPKKPQVTAHPVSLENIEVQIFPAFSLNVTIGLVFTINNRNYGSFKYQNSTCYIDYHGTNIAEVPIEGGTVPARRKFNLSTYANVTAEHYRCIFFSQASAQEGTQHIQTPRGAHGFLSQHIQSSVLRWISEGFWKA; translated from the exons ATGCCGGGAGCTAAAAGTTCTCGAAAAGGCCTGAAAATCTGTTGCGGTACGACCTTCGTTTTGTTGATCGTCCTCGCAATTGTTTGTGTGACCCTGTATTTTACCATGTTTAAGCCTAAAAAACCTCAAGTCACAGCCCACCCAGTAAGCCTTGAAAACATTGAAGTCCAAATCTTCCCAGCTTTTAGCCTCAATGTCACGATAGGCTTGGTTTTTACAATCAACAATCGCAACTACGGAAGCTTCAAATACCAGAATTCAACTTGTTATATCGATTACCATGGAACAAACATAGCAGAGGTTCCGATTGAAGGTGGAACTGTTCCTGCACGCCGGAAATTCAACTTGAGCACTTACGCTAATGTCACTGCTG AGCACTATAGgtgcattttcttttcccaaGCCTCCGCTCAGGAGGGAACCCAACACATTCAAACTCCCAGAGGTGCTCACGGTTTTTTATCTCAACATATTCAGAGTTCTGTTCTTCGGTGGATTTCCGAAGGGTTTTGGAAGGCTTGA
- the LOC131328642 gene encoding uncharacterized protein LOC131328642, with amino-acid sequence MPGAKSSRKGLKICCGTTFVLLIVLAFVSVTLYFTMFKPKQPQVTAHAVSLENIEVQIFPAFSLNVTIGLVVTINNRNYGSFKYQNSTSYIDYHGTNIAEVLIEGGTVPARRKYNLSTYANVAAGKLITDSHFLSDLIAGSFNLTSTATLHESGVQLPFENQIVMLVERVLASCCFPSLGLCLDGMTMILVALLFVPK; translated from the exons ATGCCGGGAGCTAAAAGTTCCCGAAAAGGCCTGAAAATATGTTGCGGTACGACCTTCGTTTTGTTGATCGTCCTCGCATTTGTTTCTGTGACCCTGTATTTTACCATGTTTAAGCCTAAACAACCTCAAGTCACAGCCCACGCAGTAAGCCTTGAAAACATTGAAGTCCAAATCTTCCCAGCTTTTAGCCTCAATGTCACGATAGGCTTGGTTGTTACAATCAACAATCGCAACTACGGAAGCTTCAAATACCAGAATTCAACTTCTTATATCGATTACCATGGAACAAACATAGCAGAGGTTCTGATTGAAGGTGGAACTGTCCCTGCACGCCGGAAATACAACTTGAGCACTTACGCTAATGTTGCTGCTGGTAAGTTGATTACTGACTCACATTTCTTGAGTGATCTTATTGCTGGGAGTTTCAACTTGACATCCACGGCTACTTTGCACG AGTCTGGAGTCCAACTGCCATTCGAAAATCAAATTGTGATGTTGGTAGAGAGAGTCCTTGCTT CTTGTTGCTTTCCGTCGCTGGGGTTATGTTTGGATGGTATGACGATGATTCTTGTGGCACTTTTGTTTGTGCCGAAATAA
- the LOC131330686 gene encoding syntaxin-132-like isoform X2, producing MNDLLSDSFDPDARNQPSREQDIEMGTRVTRSASDLGMDSFNKQIQDVDKQVDKVSELLKKVKDANEESKAVTKASAMKAIKKRMEKDVDEVGKIARNVKAKLEAISKDNLANRQKPGCGKGTAVDRSRTNLTNGVTKKFRDLMMEFQTLRQRIQDEYREVVERRVITVTGTRPDEKTIDHLIETGNSEQIFQTAMQDMGRGQVLNTLEEIQERHDAVKELEKKLLDLYQVYLDMAVLVEAQGEILDNIESQVTSAVDHVHTGTDALQAAKILQKKSRKCMCIAMIILIVIAIIVVLSIVKPWNKNK from the exons ATGAACGATTTACTCTCG GATTCATTTGACCCAGATGCAAGAAATCAGCCTTCCAGAGAGCAAGATATCGAGATGGGTACTCGAGTCACGAGGAGTGCATCAGATTTGGGAATGGATTCTTTCAATAAACAG ATACAAGATGTTGACAAACAAGTAGACAAGGTCTCCGAGTTACTTAAGAAAGTTAAG GATGCGAATGAGGAGTCAAAGGCCGTTACGAAAGCATCTGCCATGAAAG CAATCAAAAAGCGCATGGAGAAGGATGTTGACGAAGTGGGAAAGATTGCACGTAATGTCAAAGCAAAACTGGAAGCAATAAGCAAAGAT AACTTAGCCAATCGGCAGAAGCCTGGCTGTGGAAAGGGAACAGCTGTTGATCGATCAAGAACGAATTTGACAAA TGGTGTAACCAAAAAGTTCAGGGACCTAATGATGGAATTTCAG ACTCTGAGGCAAAGAATCCAAGATGAGTATCGGGAGGTTGTGGAGAGAAGAGTCATAACAG TCACGGGAACAAGACCTGATGAAAAG ACAATTGACCACCTGATAGAAACTGGAAACAGCGAACAAATCTTTCAGACAGCTATGCAAGATATGGGAAGAGGACAG GTGCTAAATACCCTGGAAGAAATTCAGGAGAGACACGATGCGGTGAAGGAATTAGAGAAAAAGCTTCTAGATTTGTATCAG GTTTATCTTGATATGGCCGTATTGGTTGAGGCTCAAGGAGAAATATTAGACAACATTGAAAGCCAG GTGACAAGTGCAGTGGACCACGTGCACACGGGTACAGATGCCCTCCAAGCTGCAAAGATCTTgcaaaagaaatcaagaaaatgcATGTGTATTGCCATGATTATTCTGATTGTTATAGCAATAATTGTGGTATTATCTATCGTCAAACCATGGAACAAGAACAAGTAA
- the LOC131330686 gene encoding syntaxin-132-like isoform X1 → MNDLLSDSFDPDARNQPSREQDIEMGTRVTRSASDLGMDSFNKQIQDVDKQVDKVSELLKKVKDANEESKAVTKASAMKAIKKRMEKDVDEVGKIARNVKAKLEAISKDNLANRQKPGCGKGTAVDRSRTNLTNGVTKKFRDLMMEFQTLRQRIQDEYREVVERRVITVTGTRPDEKTIDHLIETGNSEQIFQTAMQDMGRGQVLNTLEEIQERHDAVKELEKKLLDLYQVYLDMAVLVEAQGEILDNIESQVSNAVDHVQSGTTALQTAKKLQKNSRKWMCIAIVILLVIVGIIVVGVIQPWKSGKGA, encoded by the exons ATGAACGATTTACTCTCG GATTCATTTGACCCAGATGCAAGAAATCAGCCTTCCAGAGAGCAAGATATCGAGATGGGTACTCGAGTCACGAGGAGTGCATCAGATTTGGGAATGGATTCTTTCAATAAACAG ATACAAGATGTTGACAAACAAGTAGACAAGGTCTCCGAGTTACTTAAGAAAGTTAAG GATGCGAATGAGGAGTCAAAGGCCGTTACGAAAGCATCTGCCATGAAAG CAATCAAAAAGCGCATGGAGAAGGATGTTGACGAAGTGGGAAAGATTGCACGTAATGTCAAAGCAAAACTGGAAGCAATAAGCAAAGAT AACTTAGCCAATCGGCAGAAGCCTGGCTGTGGAAAGGGAACAGCTGTTGATCGATCAAGAACGAATTTGACAAA TGGTGTAACCAAAAAGTTCAGGGACCTAATGATGGAATTTCAG ACTCTGAGGCAAAGAATCCAAGATGAGTATCGGGAGGTTGTGGAGAGAAGAGTCATAACAG TCACGGGAACAAGACCTGATGAAAAG ACAATTGACCACCTGATAGAAACTGGAAACAGCGAACAAATCTTTCAGACAGCTATGCAAGATATGGGAAGAGGACAG GTGCTAAATACCCTGGAAGAAATTCAGGAGAGACACGATGCGGTGAAGGAATTAGAGAAAAAGCTTCTAGATTTGTATCAG GTTTATCTTGATATGGCCGTATTGGTTGAGGCTCAAGGAGAAATATTAGACAACATTGAAAGCCAG GTTTCGAATGCAGTTGATCATGTCCAATCAGGTACAACTGCTCTTCAGACCGCAAAGAAACTTCAGAAGAATTCTCGAAAATGGATGTGCATTGCCATTGTTATTCTCTTAGTCATAGTAGGAATCATAGTCGTCGGTGTCATCCAACCTTGGAAGAGTGGAAAGGGTGCTTGA
- the LOC131328643 gene encoding uncharacterized protein LOC131328643 codes for MPGAKSSPKGLKICCATTFVLLIVFTIVCVTLYFTMFKPKQPQVTAHPVSLENIEVQIFPAFSLSVTIGLVVTLNNRNYGSFKYQNSTSYIDYHGTNVAEVPIEGETVPARWKLNLSTYANVAADKLITNSHFLSDLITGSFNLTSKATLHGKAKALKIFKHKAMILSTCDISIFIHNQSLESNCYSKIKL; via the coding sequence ATGCCTGGAGCTAAAAGTTCCCCAAAAGGCCTGAAAATCTGTTGTGCTACGACCTTCGTTTTGTTGATCGTCTTCACAATTGTTTGTGTGACCCTGTATTTTACCATGTTTAAGCCTAAACAACCTCAAGTCACAGCCCATCCAGTAAGCCTTGAAAACATTGAAGTCCAAATCTTCCCAGCTTTTAGCCTCAGTGTCACCATAGGCTTGGTAGTTACACTCAACAATCGCAACTACGGAAGCTTCAAATACCAGAATTCCACTTCTTATATCGATTACCATGGAACCAATGTAGCAGAGGTTCCGATTGAAGGTGAAACTGTCCCTGCACGCTGGAAACTCAATTTGAGCACCTACGCTAATGTCGCTGCAGACAAGTTGATTACTAACTCACATTTCTTGAGTGATCTTATTACTGGGAGTTTCAACTTGACATCCAAGGCTACTTTGCATGGTAAAGCGAAAGCGCTTAAGATATTTAAACACAAAGCGATGATTTTAAGTACTTGTGACATCTCTATTTTCATTCACAATCAGAGTTTGGAGTCCAACTGCTATTCGAAAATCAAATTGTGA